A window of Streptomyces marispadix contains these coding sequences:
- a CDS encoding J domain-containing protein, giving the protein MKANPEAEAEEPEQPPERPEQLDESGEPGQAGRKGPADAEAAGGPEATEAVESGAAPGAEPGTDRLEQAVKAAETALIEFEIAVETFRVEIENFSRLHHQRLGPMYARLDELDASILEVTAAISGDPEDLRKAQEARAAVLPMPRVEELFHGWIDSEGLPPEATAMLTGQNVQPPSRVRPSEEARRAYRELVRKAHPDLAQEDAERQRREEFLVRVNKAYAEGDADALHDLLEEWTNGPREQEPEPQVPQSELLYARLEWLAERKEVLVAMVEEMEKSAIGAMLRMAPDDPDALLEEIAEQLLEQVAERERELARLIQVRDSGAAEGTQGAAVDADAVAGTDAADATGGTGARSAAEAGSEDV; this is encoded by the coding sequence ATGAAAGCGAACCCGGAAGCGGAAGCCGAAGAGCCGGAGCAGCCGCCCGAGCGGCCGGAGCAGCTGGACGAGTCCGGAGAGCCGGGGCAGGCGGGCCGGAAGGGCCCGGCCGACGCCGAGGCCGCCGGGGGTCCGGAGGCGACGGAGGCCGTGGAGTCCGGGGCAGCGCCTGGGGCGGAGCCCGGCACGGACCGTCTTGAGCAGGCCGTGAAGGCGGCCGAGACGGCGCTGATCGAGTTCGAGATCGCGGTGGAGACGTTCCGGGTCGAGATCGAGAACTTCTCGCGACTGCACCATCAGCGCCTGGGCCCGATGTACGCGCGCCTGGACGAGCTGGACGCCTCCATCCTCGAAGTGACCGCGGCGATCAGCGGCGACCCCGAGGACCTGCGCAAGGCGCAGGAGGCACGCGCCGCCGTGCTGCCGATGCCCAGGGTCGAGGAGCTGTTCCACGGCTGGATCGACTCCGAGGGGCTGCCTCCGGAGGCGACGGCGATGCTCACCGGGCAGAACGTGCAGCCGCCCAGCCGCGTACGCCCCAGCGAGGAGGCCCGCAGGGCCTACCGCGAGCTGGTGCGCAAGGCACACCCCGATCTGGCGCAGGAGGACGCGGAGCGGCAGCGCCGCGAGGAGTTCCTCGTACGCGTCAACAAGGCCTACGCGGAAGGCGACGCGGACGCCCTGCACGACCTGCTGGAGGAGTGGACCAACGGCCCCCGCGAGCAGGAACCGGAGCCGCAGGTCCCGCAGAGCGAGCTTCTCTACGCACGCCTCGAGTGGCTGGCCGAGCGCAAGGAAGTGCTCGTCGCGATGGTCGAGGAGATGGAGAAGAGCGCGATCGGCGCGATGCTGCGGATGGCGCCCGACGACCCCGACGCGCTGCTGGAGGAGATCGCCGAGCAGCTCCTGGAGCAGGTCGCCGAGCGGGAGCGCGAACTCGCGCGGCTGATACAGGTACGGGACTCCGGCGCCGCCGAGGGGACACAAGGGGCCGCCGTGGACGCCGACGCGGTCGCCGGGACCGATGCGGCGGATGCGACCGGTGGTACCGGCGCGAGGAGCGCCGCCGAAGCCGGTAGCGAAGACGTCTGA
- a CDS encoding ATP-binding SpoIIE family protein phosphatase has translation MHTEDVLKATRTGLWRWDSATGASTVDVRTAQLLGVPFRRWRAENGEERPLTVAGPTSEAPSETPYEAPYETAGTAAGTWGEPGAGAGPRPWEETMTLPEPSIRSRIHFSDYVDLTATATLALAEWTLVEAVLRIVDENGDVVRSVRTRMMPVEEEGALSLIGTIAEIPESAAEEPPSEESQTQSREAFLLYTGRALAEARTTAEVLRIAGSLVIPGLKPRALAVWSLERGGLVLVGPLAQRPVPQHLLPFMEMSVESDHPAAAVVRTGRPVYLPSPDDYRREFPAAWPQVVLVGNKGWAFLPLVISKRTLGAWMVAFAEPIDFTPEHRSLLTNLARMLAQALSRTSMHEMELQLSSGLQRTLRPTRKPGMEGMKLAARYMPSGGGMEVGGDWYDVIPLPAGRTALVIGDVQGHDVRAAGIMAQLRIALRAYAAEGHRPDAVLARASRYLAGIGRPEVMTGGAEEEPQQRQQRREAYGEDTSDDERFATCLYMEADPVAGTLDIARAGHPDPAIWLADGTMLIRATAGGLPLGIDPGTEYPTTRLLLEPGETLLACTDGLIEVGGHTMETGWRRIQAVFREQSQRGKGTPNDLEEFAEALVQSAVRPLSGEAAGPLADRREDDVALLLLTPDPAYAAERAVAAAGVSRRTTFTVAQAEPDRIGEARHQLQNMLFDWESEDQIDGAVLMLSEMLTNVLVHTEGDAVMVAECSGARGNRLLRVEVSDTSDALPHRRTPGELASSGRGLMMMEMLAGSWGVDPRGEGKSIWFEMRENVSAPAWA, from the coding sequence ATGCACACCGAGGACGTGCTGAAGGCCACCCGTACCGGGCTGTGGCGGTGGGACAGCGCGACCGGTGCCTCCACTGTGGACGTGCGGACCGCACAGCTCCTCGGCGTTCCCTTCAGGCGGTGGCGGGCGGAGAACGGCGAGGAGCGGCCCCTCACCGTCGCGGGCCCCACCTCCGAGGCCCCTTCCGAGACGCCTTACGAGGCCCCCTACGAGACGGCCGGGACGGCTGCCGGGACTTGGGGCGAACCGGGCGCGGGCGCCGGCCCCCGCCCGTGGGAAGAGACGATGACGCTGCCGGAGCCGTCCATCCGCTCCCGCATCCACTTCTCCGACTACGTCGATCTGACGGCCACGGCCACGCTCGCGCTCGCCGAGTGGACGCTCGTCGAGGCCGTGTTGCGCATCGTCGACGAGAACGGCGACGTCGTGCGCAGCGTGCGGACCCGGATGATGCCCGTTGAGGAGGAGGGCGCCCTCTCGCTCATCGGGACCATCGCGGAGATCCCGGAGTCCGCGGCCGAGGAGCCGCCGTCCGAGGAGAGCCAGACGCAGAGCCGGGAGGCGTTCCTGCTCTACACGGGGCGCGCACTCGCGGAGGCACGTACGACCGCGGAGGTGCTGCGGATCGCGGGCTCGCTGGTGATTCCCGGGCTCAAGCCGCGGGCCCTGGCGGTCTGGAGTCTCGAACGCGGCGGGCTGGTCCTCGTGGGGCCGCTCGCGCAGCGGCCCGTGCCCCAGCATCTGCTGCCCTTCATGGAGATGTCCGTGGAGTCGGACCATCCGGCTGCGGCGGTGGTGCGTACCGGGCGCCCGGTGTATCTGCCCTCTCCTGACGACTACCGGCGTGAGTTCCCCGCCGCCTGGCCCCAGGTCGTACTCGTCGGCAACAAGGGCTGGGCGTTCCTTCCGCTCGTGATCTCCAAACGCACCCTCGGGGCGTGGATGGTGGCCTTCGCCGAGCCGATCGACTTCACGCCCGAGCATCGGTCGCTGCTGACGAATCTCGCGCGGATGCTGGCGCAGGCTCTCTCCCGTACGTCCATGCACGAGATGGAGCTGCAACTCTCCTCCGGGCTCCAGCGGACGCTGCGGCCCACCCGTAAGCCGGGCATGGAGGGCATGAAGCTGGCGGCCCGCTATATGCCGTCGGGCGGCGGCATGGAGGTCGGCGGCGACTGGTACGACGTGATCCCGCTGCCGGCGGGCCGTACGGCGCTGGTGATCGGCGACGTACAGGGCCACGACGTGCGAGCGGCCGGGATCATGGCGCAGTTGCGCATCGCGCTGCGGGCCTACGCGGCCGAAGGGCACCGCCCGGACGCGGTGCTGGCCCGTGCCTCGCGCTATCTGGCGGGCATCGGGCGGCCGGAGGTGATGACGGGCGGCGCGGAGGAGGAGCCGCAGCAGCGGCAGCAGCGTCGTGAGGCGTACGGCGAGGACACGTCCGACGACGAACGCTTCGCCACCTGCCTGTACATGGAGGCCGACCCCGTCGCCGGAACCCTCGACATCGCCCGCGCCGGGCACCCGGACCCGGCGATCTGGCTCGCGGACGGCACGATGCTGATCAGGGCCACGGCGGGCGGTCTGCCGCTCGGCATCGACCCGGGCACGGAGTATCCGACGACGCGGCTGCTGCTGGAGCCCGGCGAGACCCTGCTGGCGTGCACGGACGGGCTGATCGAGGTCGGCGGGCACACCATGGAGACCGGCTGGCGCCGCATCCAGGCGGTCTTCCGCGAGCAGTCGCAGCGGGGCAAGGGCACGCCCAACGATCTGGAGGAGTTCGCTGAGGCGCTCGTGCAGTCGGCGGTGCGTCCGCTCTCCGGAGAGGCCGCGGGGCCGCTGGCCGACCGCCGCGAGGACGATGTGGCGCTGCTGCTGCTCACCCCCGATCCGGCGTACGCGGCCGAGCGTGCCGTCGCCGCCGCGGGCGTCTCACGGCGTACGACGTTCACCGTCGCCCAGGCCGAGCCGGACCGCATCGGGGAGGCGCGGCATCAGCTTCAGAACATGCTCTTCGACTGGGAGAGCGAGGACCAGATCGACGGTGCCGTGCTGATGCTCTCCGAGATGCTCACGAACGTACTGGTGCACACCGAGGGCGACGCCGTGATGGTGGCCGAGTGCAGCGGCGCTCGCGGCAACAGGCTGCTGCGGGTGGAGGTCTCCGACACCAGCGACGCGCTGCCGCACCGCCGCACTCCCGGCGAACTGGCCTCGTCGGGGCGGGGGTTGATGATGATGGAGATGCTGGCGGGGTCGTGGGGGGTGGACCCGCGGGGCGAGGGGAAGAGCATCTGGTTCGAGATGCGCGAGAACGTCTCGGCACCGGCCTGGGCGTGA
- a CDS encoding FMN-dependent NADH-azoreductase has product MATLLHLDSSVFPQDGSVSRDVAASFRRAWEAEHPDGTVVHRDLAADPLPHLDLPGASAAFVPAESRTPEQASAFALRDRLARELEEADAVLIGAPMYNWAVPSTLKAWLDHVIINGRTAGVDSPSAAGTPTVVVASRGGGYGPGTPRESWEFVQSYLSKVLGEAMGLSVEFVVPELTLAARTPGMESLIELAEASRARAHEEAGAHGKTLAAKLASAA; this is encoded by the coding sequence ATGGCCACGCTGCTTCACCTCGACTCCTCCGTCTTCCCGCAGGACGGCTCCGTCTCGCGCGACGTCGCCGCCTCCTTCCGCAGGGCCTGGGAGGCGGAGCACCCGGACGGGACGGTCGTACACCGCGATCTGGCCGCCGACCCGCTGCCGCACCTCGACCTGCCGGGCGCCTCCGCGGCCTTCGTCCCGGCGGAGTCCCGTACGCCCGAGCAGGCGTCGGCGTTCGCGCTGCGCGACAGGCTGGCCCGTGAACTGGAGGAGGCGGACGCCGTGTTGATCGGCGCCCCCATGTACAACTGGGCGGTCCCCTCGACCCTCAAGGCGTGGCTCGACCACGTGATCATCAACGGGCGCACCGCGGGCGTCGACTCCCCGTCCGCCGCGGGCACCCCCACGGTCGTCGTGGCCAGCCGCGGCGGCGGCTACGGGCCCGGAACGCCGCGCGAGAGCTGGGAGTTCGTGCAGAGCTACCTCAGCAAGGTGCTCGGCGAGGCCATGGGTCTGAGCGTCGAGTTCGTCGTACCCGAACTCACGCTGGCCGCCCGCACCCCCGGCATGGAGTCGCTGATCGAACTCGCGGAGGCGTCGCGTGCCAGGGCCCACGAGGAGGCGGGCGCCCACGGCAAGACCCTCGCGGCGAAGCTGGCGTCGGCGGCCTGA
- a CDS encoding winged helix-turn-helix transcriptional regulator: MAEPRERTQKQGTFTAAGGCSEPESGITRVFQVLGKRWTGLVLAALMNGPGHFAQLRRAVPGISERMLSDRLTELASLGLVVRTVEEGPPLRVSYKLTDAGLALKPAMTELTRWADSHLPDEAPGCPSQFRA, translated from the coding sequence ATGGCAGAGCCCCGGGAACGGACGCAGAAGCAGGGCACGTTCACCGCCGCCGGCGGGTGCAGCGAGCCCGAGAGCGGCATCACGCGTGTGTTCCAGGTGCTGGGCAAGCGCTGGACCGGGCTCGTTCTCGCGGCGCTGATGAACGGGCCGGGCCACTTCGCACAGCTACGGCGTGCGGTGCCGGGGATCAGCGAGCGGATGCTCTCGGACCGGCTCACGGAGCTGGCGTCGCTGGGCCTCGTCGTACGGACCGTGGAGGAAGGCCCTCCGCTCAGGGTCAGCTACAAGCTCACGGACGCCGGTCTGGCGCTGAAGCCCGCCATGACGGAGCTGACGCGCTGGGCGGACTCGCACCTCCCGGACGAGGCGCCGGGCTGCCCCTCGCAGTTCAGGGCCTGA
- a CDS encoding rhodanese-like domain-containing protein, with protein MELGQLPQVDAASVPSDALLLDVRENDEWAAGHAEGALHIPMSEFVGRQGELTERAGEGERVYVVCRVGGRSAQVAQYLRQQGVDAVNVDGGMLAWEGAGRPLTAESDSAYVL; from the coding sequence ATGGAGTTGGGTCAGTTGCCGCAGGTCGACGCCGCGTCGGTGCCGTCGGACGCCCTGTTGCTCGACGTGCGGGAGAACGACGAGTGGGCGGCCGGGCACGCGGAGGGCGCGCTGCACATCCCGATGAGTGAATTCGTAGGCAGGCAGGGCGAGTTGACCGAGCGGGCCGGTGAGGGCGAGCGGGTCTATGTGGTCTGCCGCGTCGGCGGGCGCTCGGCGCAGGTGGCGCAGTATCTACGGCAGCAGGGCGTGGACGCGGTCAACGTGGACGGCGGCATGCTCGCCTGGGAGGGAGCGGGACGTCCGCTCACGGCGGAGAGCGATAGCGCGTACGTGCTCTGA
- the aspS gene encoding aspartate--tRNA ligase, which produces MHRYRSHTCGELRAPDVGNDVRLSGWLHNRRNLGGILFIDLRDHYGIVQLVVRPEQTAVHERLSSLSKESVVRVDGKVSARGADNVNPELPTGEIEVEVAEVEVLGASGQIPFTVNADDGVNEERRLEYRFLDLRRERMHRNIVLRSQVIAKIREKMVAQGFNELATPILSATSPEGARDFLVPSRLHAGKFYALPQAPQQFKQLLMIAGFDRYFQIAPCFRDEDARADRSPGEFYQLDMEMSFVEQEDVFEVIEKVMTELFQELGGGRTCTSPFPRIPFREAMLKYGSDKPDLRAQLELVDVSDVFKGSGFKAFAGKHVRALAVPGTADQPRRFFDQMGEFAVEQGAKGLAWVRVGEDRTLTGPIAKFLDDSDVSQLLTALKAEPGTAVFFGAGEFDEVSKIMGAVRVEAAKRTGHFEEGVFRFCWIVDFPMYERDEETGAVEFSHNPFSMPQGGLEALRTQDPLDILAWQYDIVCNGLELSSGAIRNHEPDIMFKAFEIAGYSKDDVERDFGGMLRAFRFGAPPHGGIAPGVDRIVMLLADEPNIRETIAFPLNGNAQDLLMGAPSEVDESRLKELHLSVRKPKL; this is translated from the coding sequence ATGCACCGGTACCGTTCCCACACCTGCGGCGAGCTCCGTGCTCCGGACGTCGGGAACGACGTCCGGCTCAGTGGCTGGCTGCACAACAGGCGGAACCTGGGCGGCATCCTCTTCATCGATCTCCGTGACCACTACGGCATCGTCCAACTCGTCGTGCGCCCCGAGCAGACCGCCGTGCACGAGCGCCTCAGCTCGCTGTCGAAGGAGTCCGTCGTACGCGTCGACGGCAAGGTCAGCGCACGCGGCGCCGACAACGTCAACCCCGAGCTGCCGACCGGCGAGATCGAGGTCGAGGTCGCCGAGGTCGAGGTGCTCGGCGCCTCCGGCCAGATCCCCTTCACCGTCAACGCCGACGACGGCGTCAACGAGGAGCGGCGCCTCGAATACCGCTTCCTCGACCTGCGCCGCGAGCGCATGCACCGCAACATCGTGCTGCGCAGCCAGGTCATCGCGAAGATCCGCGAGAAGATGGTCGCCCAGGGCTTCAACGAGCTGGCCACGCCCATCCTTTCGGCCACCTCCCCCGAAGGCGCCCGCGACTTCCTCGTACCGTCGCGGCTGCACGCCGGGAAGTTCTACGCGCTGCCGCAGGCGCCGCAGCAGTTCAAGCAGTTGCTGATGATCGCGGGCTTCGACCGCTACTTCCAGATCGCGCCCTGCTTCCGCGACGAGGACGCCCGCGCCGACCGCTCGCCCGGCGAGTTCTACCAGCTCGACATGGAGATGAGTTTCGTCGAGCAGGAGGACGTCTTCGAGGTCATCGAGAAGGTGATGACCGAACTCTTCCAGGAGCTGGGCGGCGGCCGGACCTGCACCTCTCCCTTCCCGCGCATTCCGTTCCGCGAGGCGATGCTCAAGTACGGCTCGGACAAGCCGGATCTGCGCGCGCAGCTCGAACTCGTCGACGTATCGGACGTGTTCAAGGGCTCCGGCTTCAAGGCGTTCGCGGGCAAGCACGTACGGGCGCTGGCCGTGCCCGGCACCGCCGACCAGCCGCGGCGATTCTTCGACCAGATGGGCGAGTTCGCAGTCGAACAGGGCGCGAAGGGCCTGGCATGGGTCCGTGTCGGCGAGGACCGCACGCTCACCGGACCCATCGCCAAGTTCCTCGACGACAGCGACGTCTCGCAGTTGCTCACGGCGCTCAAGGCGGAGCCGGGCACGGCGGTCTTCTTCGGCGCCGGGGAGTTCGACGAGGTCTCGAAGATCATGGGCGCGGTCCGTGTCGAAGCGGCCAAGCGCACCGGCCACTTCGAGGAAGGCGTCTTCCGCTTCTGCTGGATCGTGGACTTCCCGATGTACGAGCGGGACGAGGAGACCGGCGCCGTCGAGTTCTCCCACAACCCCTTCTCCATGCCGCAGGGCGGCCTCGAAGCGCTGCGGACCCAGGACCCGCTGGACATCCTGGCCTGGCAGTACGACATCGTCTGCAACGGCCTGGAACTCTCCTCGGGCGCCATCCGTAACCACGAACCGGACATCATGTTCAAGGCGTTCGAGATCGCGGGCTACTCCAAGGACGACGTCGAACGGGACTTCGGCGGCATGCTCCGTGCGTTCCGCTTCGGCGCCCCGCCGCACGGCGGCATCGCCCCGGGCGTCGACCGCATCGTGATGCTGCTCGCGGATGAGCCCAACATCCGCGAGACGATCGCGTTCCCGCTCAACGGCAACGCACAGGACCTGCTGATGGGCGCCCCGAGCGAGGTCGACGAGTCCCGGCTGAAGGAGCTGCACCTGTCGGTGCGCAAGCCGAAGCTCTAG
- a CDS encoding SseB family protein yields the protein MYGYDQTASAGQGYPHAGQQYGHQQHAHQQQYAQQAPPPPYGQQGQPGNGQPLYPEPSSPPSLRETVRAFTTGTITSEDFQSIFSTSKVYCPRGETPGFLALHDTQQPVIPMFTTLKELRRYAGKESRYFVITGAEVLDLLPSGYGFVLDMEGDHRVVFDAKAVEEMVDFAMRRMYG from the coding sequence ATGTACGGCTACGACCAGACAGCGTCCGCGGGACAGGGCTACCCGCACGCCGGGCAGCAGTACGGCCACCAGCAGCACGCCCATCAGCAGCAGTACGCCCAGCAGGCGCCGCCGCCTCCCTACGGGCAGCAGGGCCAGCCGGGCAACGGGCAGCCGCTCTACCCCGAGCCGTCGTCGCCGCCGTCACTCCGCGAGACCGTGCGCGCCTTCACCACGGGCACGATCACCTCCGAGGACTTCCAGTCGATCTTCTCGACGTCCAAGGTCTACTGCCCGCGCGGCGAGACCCCCGGGTTCCTCGCGCTGCACGACACCCAGCAGCCGGTCATCCCGATGTTCACCACGCTCAAGGAGCTGCGCCGCTACGCCGGCAAGGAGTCCCGCTACTTCGTGATCACGGGCGCCGAGGTGCTGGACCTGCTTCCCTCCGGCTACGGCTTCGTACTGGACATGGAGGGCGACCACCGCGTGGTCTTCGACGCCAAGGCGGTCGAGGAGATGGTCGACTTCGCGATGCGCCGGATGTACGGATAG